The Verrucomicrobiia bacterium genome contains the following window.
CGGACTTTTTCACGCCGGTCATTGCGCGAGAGGCTGCTGTCGTTGCGCAGTTCGCGCATTTGCTTGCCCTCGGCTTCAAGAGCTGCCGTGACTTTGGTTTTCTGGTCTGACGAGAGGTCAAGTTGGGTGGAGATACGGTCCACGCGCTGCTGGAGGGTCATTCTTCCGCCCCGTCTGGGGGCAGCATTGGTATCCTGGGCCTGCGCAACAGTTGCGCAGGTCAATAGCGCGCCCATTGCCAGCGCTGCAATTAAACTGGTTTTCTGCATTTTCATGTTCTTTTAGTTTTTCTGTTTTCGACCCACTGCCGATTCGGTTTGGGACAGCGGCCATTTCGTTACAACATAAGAGACGCTTGGCGGCTCGTTTGGTTACAACACGCGGGCAGAGATGCAATCAACCTCGAGGAAATGACGCCCTTGGAAACTATCGGGATTTCCGGGATTATAGTCTCTTGAGCCGGAATGGGTTGGGATTACCGCAGAGCAGCCAAGAGCAGGTTTTAATAATAGAATTGCCGCCGTCCTCCTCCTCGTCCTCCATTTTTCAGGGGTTTCGAGGACCAGGACGTCCGGAGACCCGACCCATTCCCAGAATGCGCTTAGAATATTGCTTTACTACACCAGGGTTGCACCGCCTAGGGTGAGCCCTTTGAGCCCCTATAGTCTGTAATCGGTTAGTGACGGCGGGCGCTGCCGCCTAAAGGCGGCGTTCCGCGCGTCCGGAACGCCGGCTTCAGCCGGCAGCCCCGTAGTCACTGAGGCGTTACTATAGTCTCGATTACCACGCTTGCAATCTGGCCGAGGGCACTCCATGCTGCACAAGCGGCATTTGAAAGGCGCACCTTTCTTAGCGCCTGAAGTGAAGTAAATGAGCATAGTACCAGATAACGAATTTGACCTCGAGAAGCTTTTTCTGCCTGCCTGGGCACAGGAGGCGCCCTCTGCGATTAAATACGCCAAATATGAGGGCGAAGCACAGCGGCGAGATGAGAAAGGCCCGCGCGGGCCGCGGCGGCAGGGCCGGCCTGCCGGCCAGCACGCTGGCGCGCGCCCACCCGGAGGTGATCGCCGGCGAAGGACGGACTCCGAGGGCCGCCAGGGCAGACCTGGTGGCGGACCAAGACCCCAGGCCGGACGCGATGCGGGGTTCGATGCGCGTCCAGGGGACCGGCGTCCCCGCCGTGAACCGCCACCGCCTCTACCGGAGATCGCTGTGAATATCGTGCCGGAGGAAAAAGGGGTTGAATCGCTGGCGAGGCAAATCAAAATGGCAGGCCGGGCGTATCCGTTGTTCGATATCGCCCAGATGATTTTACAGAAGCCGGAACGGCACACGGTCGTGTTCGAAATAAGAAAGAACGCCCAGGGCCAGCCGCTCCAGCCCTTATTCCTGTGCGCACTGGACGAGACGCTTTGGCTTTCGGAAGAGGAAGCCATCGCCCACGTGTTAAAGAAGCATTTCACGACGTTTTACCTGCCCGAGCGCACAGCGACCGAACCGCCAAAAGGTAAGTACACCTTTGTCGCCCAATGCGGCATGAGCGGAACCATCCTGGGCCCGCCTAACCACCACGATTATCAGAACCAATTGCGCAAGCTGCACGCCGAACGCTTTTCCCGCATGCCCTTCGAGGCCTATAAGGCGCGCGTCAAAATTGTTCGCGACGAAGAGGTAGTCAAGAAATGGGTCGAAGACCAAAGCTGGAAGACGGAGTATCTTTGCTTGAATCTGCCTGAGCCGGCGCGCCTGGGGAGCATGGAAGCCGTCGAGAAGCACTTCCGCGAGACGCACAAGGACAACATTATTAAGCAAGTCGAGAGGCAATCGATGGCGGGCACCGCCGCGCGCGCCTTGCGCTGTGATGGGCTGGCGCGGCTGGCCCGCAGCGCCTGGGAGGATCAACGCCGATTCCCACTCCAGATAGCCACGGTGCTGAGCCAGCAGTTTGCTGGTCACGGCCTCCAGTTCTTTAAGGTCAATAAGACCATCACCCACGTATCGGTAGCCCGTCCGCACTATTTGGACCTGGTCCTCACGCCGGTTTCGGAAGGGGTCCAGCGGATTGTGGAATTCATTAACGCGCAGCCCAAATGCACACGGCGCCAGTTGGTCGAGGCGCTCGCCCCTGCGCCTGCGGCGGCTCAACCAGTCCCACCGCCTGCGCCTGCCGAGAATCCCACCGCCCCGGCCCGCAGCGAGCCAACACCGGAACAGACGGCTGTCATTTCCGATCTCCATTGGCTTATCCACCAGGGGCACGTCATCGAATTTGCAAATGGCGTTTTGGAAACGGCCAAAAAACCAATCCCCAAGCCGCCAAAGTCGGCGCCCAGACAGCCCGCGCCTGCCAGCGAGACCGGCCCCTCCGCGCCGGAAACGGTTCAGGCCCGGCCTGCCGAGCCGGCGACGTTGGCGGATGCCGCGCCTGCCGCATCATCAGGAATGCCGGTTGAATCTGCTCCACAACCTGCCGATGAGAAGCCTGCTCTCGAGCACCAGGGCGGCCTTACGCCCCCGCAGTCAGAGGAAGCTCTGCCGTCCAATGGCTTGAAGACAGAACATTTCGAGCCCAGTTCCACTTCAGAGCCGAGCCGGAAGGAATCAATCCAAGCTGAAACTGAAGAGCCGGCGGCCCAAACATCCCCCGCGCCTTTAGGCTCGCATCTCTGAAATGGCTTTCAGCAAACTAGGACTCTCCCATCCGATGCTCGAAGGCGTCAAGGCCATGGGCTATACGGAACCGACGCCCATTCAGCTTCGGGCCATCCCCTTGATCATGGCAGGCCGGGATGTCATCGGCAGCGCCCAAACCGGCACCGGCAAGACCGCCGCCTTTGCGCTGCCGATCCTTTCTCAACTCGGCCAGCACCAGCCCCAACCCCGGGTGCTCGTGCTCGAACCAACCCGTGAGCTGGCCGCTCAGGTGGAAACTGCGTTTCGGGATTTTGCGCGGTTCACCGATTTGCACGTGGCGGTGATGTTTGGTGGAGTGGGATATGGCGCGCAGCGCGAGGCCTTGCGCAATGGCGTGGATGTCCTGGTCGCCACCCCCGGGCGCCTGCTGGATTTGATTCAGCAGGGATGTTGCCGGCTGGACCAGATCAAATTCCTGGTGCTCGATGAGGCCGACCGGATGCTCGATATGGGTTTCCTCCCGGATGTGCGGCGCATCCTGCAAAGATGCCCGCGCGAGCGGCACACCTCGCTCTTTTCGGCCACCATCCCGCCCGAGATCGAGACGCTCATCCAGTGGGCCATGAAATCGCCCCAAACCGTCGAAATCGGACCGCGCCGCACCCCGGTCGAAACGGTCAAGCATGTCATCTACGCTGTAGCCGAGGCGCAGAAGACGGACCTGCTCCTGGAATTGCTTCGGCGGGTCAACTACGATTCGGTGATTGTCTTTTGCCGGACCAAGTATGGCGCGGACCGCGCAGCGCATTTGCTCAAGCGAAACAACCACGCGGTGGCGGTGCTCCATTCCAATCGCACGCAGCGAGAGCGCGAGCAAGCCCTTCGCGGGTTTCGGGATGGCCGCTACGAAGTGCTGGTGGCAACAGACATCGCCGCCAGAGGACTCGATATCGCTGACGTAAGCCACGTCATCAATTACGATGTGCCGCAGCATCCGGAAGATTACATTCACCGCATCGGGCGCACTGGGCGGATGGAGGCCAAGGGCGATGCGTTCACCTTGATGGTCGCCGAGGATGGCCGCCACGTGCAGGCCATCGAGCGCTTTATCGGCCAGAAAATCCCGCGCGTTAAACTCGAGAACTTTGATTACCGCTACACCGCCCTCTTCGAGGAGGGCAAGCCCGGCCAGCCCCAGGGCGGGCCTATGCGCGCTCGCGGCGCACGGGTGCGCGGCGGTTACTTCTACGGACCCGCGCGGCGCCGGCGGTAGGTTGAATCGGGATAAGCAAAATGCTAGAATTGGTTGATGGCCAATCCGGATGCTTATCTTTTGCGTGAGAATACCGGCACAGCGGGAGTGGTTCAAACTGCCCGCGATGCCGTCGAGACCTTGGCGCATTTTGAGATTCCGCATCTGATTGTTGGCGGGATTGCGGTCCAGGAGCATGGTTACCCCCGCGTCACCATCGATGTGGACATCGTTGTGCCGGATGCGTTGGAAGCAGTCGAATTTCTCACCGCAAACGTAAGCGGCCCCTTCATCCGCATCCCGGTGCGTCAGGATGGAGTCGAAGACCGCCGAAACCATGTGATTGTCGATCTGCTGCCCGGGGGCGCGGTGCTGAGACCTGGCAACAAGGTCCCCTTTCCATTTCCCACCAAAGTGGCGGACAAGCTCCAGTTGGTGACCCTCGAGGAACTCGTCTCTCTCAAATTGGATAGCTGGTTTGGCGCGCCTTTGCGTCGTCTCAAAGACCGAGCGGATGTAGTTGAATTAATCCTGCGCCGCAAATTGCCGCGCAACCTGGCGGTCGCGCCCGCCGCTCAACAGCTTTATCTGGAGACCTGGGACGGTCTTCAGGCCGAAAGCCAGGGAGCATGAGGATAGATAACTGGTTCCGCGCGTCCGGAAAACGCCAGCTTCAGCCGGCAGCCCCGTCGTCAATGAGGCCTTACCATTGCGCATTGAGCATTGCACATTGAGCATTTGCTATTTTTTATTGCGGCCTCTGACAGTTTTTACGAGGCGCCGAGAATCTTTACAGAGCTGCGCGCAATGAAAAATGTAAAATGCTCAATTCTCAATGCTCAATGCGCCCGGTCGCCGCATGGTTGGAGCTTACCTGCCTAGCTTGCTTCGAACCAGTTCCGGCAGGTATTTCACCGGCACCGCACCCGGTTCAAGAACCGCTTCGTGATAGCGGGCTAAAGAGAACCTGGGTCCCAGCTCACGCTCAATTTGCTGGCGCAGACGGTAATGGGCCATGCGCCCGACAAAATAGGTCGAGAGCTGGCACGAGCTCTGTTTAGCCCGGATAATCTTCAACCGCGCCTCGCCTTCGGATTGGAAACAGTCATGGGTCAGAAACCGCAGGGCCTCGTCATCCGAGAGGTTCGAGCAATGCATTTTGTGGTCGAGGATGGTGTTGGCGACTGTGCGGAGATAAAACTTGAGCTGGTTGAGCCGCAGCGCGAGATCCCCCTGGCCATACCCCTGGTCCAGCATCATCTGTTCGGTATAGACAGCCCACCCTTCGATGTACACGCCTGATTGCAGCAAGCGCCGAATCAGCGACGGGTTCCGGTTCATATACTGCAACTGGACCGCGTGCCCGGGATAGCCCTCATGAATCGTCAGGATGTCGAGCATGTGGTCATTGTATTCTTTGAGGTAACTCTCGACGCGCCGGGCGTCCCAATCTTTCGGTGGCGGGCTGACGGCCAATTGGCCGGCGGCATTGGGGTCCAGCGGCGGGGGCGCCTCCATGTACGCAGTTGAATTGCCGCGCCGGAATTCAGGCATCTCGACAACCTGGCAGCGGTCCGGCTCGGGCAGTTGCAGGATGTTATTGTCGGTAATGAATTTTTTGAGCCGGGCGACCCGCGCCACCATTTCC
Protein-coding sequences here:
- a CDS encoding DEAD/DEAH box helicase; translation: MAFSKLGLSHPMLEGVKAMGYTEPTPIQLRAIPLIMAGRDVIGSAQTGTGKTAAFALPILSQLGQHQPQPRVLVLEPTRELAAQVETAFRDFARFTDLHVAVMFGGVGYGAQREALRNGVDVLVATPGRLLDLIQQGCCRLDQIKFLVLDEADRMLDMGFLPDVRRILQRCPRERHTSLFSATIPPEIETLIQWAMKSPQTVEIGPRRTPVETVKHVIYAVAEAQKTDLLLELLRRVNYDSVIVFCRTKYGADRAAHLLKRNNHAVAVLHSNRTQREREQALRGFRDGRYEVLVATDIAARGLDIADVSHVINYDVPQHPEDYIHRIGRTGRMEAKGDAFTLMVAEDGRHVQAIERFIGQKIPRVKLENFDYRYTALFEEGKPGQPQGGPMRARGARVRGGYFYGPARRRR